From the Thermoanaerobaculia bacterium genome, the window CCTCGTGCTCGCGGCCGCCGGCGGCCCGGCGAGCGGCCAGACGGCGAATCCTCCCTTCGCGGGGGAGACGCTGCGGTACGCGATGTCGTGGAAGATCTTCTCCGGCGGCATCATGACGATCTCCGTCTCGGATCCGATCGTCCTCGAGGGGCGGCCCGCGTACAAGATCGAGCTCTCGGCGATCTCGAACGACTTCATCTCGAACTTCTTCCTCGTCCGGGACTCGATCACGTCCTGGGTCGACCGGGCGACGCTCCAGTCGCTCCGCTACGAGAAGCACTCGGTCGAAGGCAAGCGCGTCGACGACGAGCGGATCGACTTCGACCTCGTGGAGAAGATCGCGACCCGCGAGAACGGGCGGAAGATCCCGTTCGAGACGCCGGTCTTCGACTCGCTCTCTTCGGTCTACTACCTGCGCACCCGTTCTCTCGTTCCGGGAGAGCCCATCGACCTCCAGGTCGTGTCCGGAAAGCACGCGTACCGGCTCGAGGTCGACGTCCTGGGGCTCGAAAGCGTGAAGACTCCCGCCGGGACGTTCCTCGCCCGGAAAGTGCACCCGAAGATGAAGGAGGAAGGGCTCCTCAAGAAGGGGGGCGATCTCTGGATCTGGTTCGCCGACGACGCGCGAAGGACTCCCGTCATGATCAAGTCGAAGCTGAACTTCGGGATGCTGACCGCCCGGCTCGAAAGCGGCCCGTGACGCAATTGCTATTTCGCAGCGGCGCACATAGCATGCGGCATCGGTTAACCGGGAGACCGTCACCATGCCATTGAAACTGGGAGACCTGCTGCTGAAGGCGAACGTCATCTCGCAGGAGCAGCTCGACGCGGCGCTGAAGAACCAGCGCGACGAAGGAGGGAAGCTCGGCGAGGTGATCGTCCGGTTGGGCTACGCCAGCGAGGACGACATCACCGAGACTCTCTCCCAGCAGTTCGGCGTTCCCTCGATCAACCTGGCGGATTTCGAGATCGAGGCGTCGGTGATCAAGCTCGTCCCGGGCGACGTCGCCCGAAAATACATGATCCTCCCCGTCAACAAGACCGGGGCCACCCTCACGATCGCGATGGGCGACCCGACGAACGTCTTCGCGATGGACGACATCAAGTTCATGACGGGCTACAACGTGGAGCCGGTCGTCGCCTCGGAGGTCGCGCTGCGCAACGCGATCGACCGCAACTACGGCACGCCGCGGTCGCTCGTGCTCAAGGACCGCGGCAAGCCCACGGCCGGCGGCGGCTCCACGGCGATCCCGAATCCCCTCGGGACCTTCAGCTCGGCGCTCGGCGGAAGCACGGGGCTCGACGACGTCATGGCGGCGGGGCTCACCGCCGACGACATGGCGGCCGTCTCGCTGGGCGAGATCAACCTCGACGAGATCGCCGGCGTCGAGGCCGGCGCCGAGCTCGACGTCGTCCGAAGCCTCGAAGGGGAGGAGATCGACCTCGACAGCCTGTCGAAGTCGACGGAAGCCGCGCCGATCGTGAAGGTCTCGAACCTCATCCTGATCGAGGCCCTGAAGTCGGGCGCCTCCGACATCCACGTCGAGCCGTACGAGAAGGAGTTCCGGGTCCGGTTTCGCGTCGACGGCGTGCTCCACAACATCATGGCGCTGCCGCTCCGCGCGCGCGACGCGCTGATCTCGCGGCTGAAGATCATGGCGAAGCTCGACATCTCCGAGAAGCGCCTCCCGCAGGACGGCCGCATCAAGATCCGCCT encodes:
- a CDS encoding ATPase, T2SS/T4P/T4SS family, giving the protein MPLKLGDLLLKANVISQEQLDAALKNQRDEGGKLGEVIVRLGYASEDDITETLSQQFGVPSINLADFEIEASVIKLVPGDVARKYMILPVNKTGATLTIAMGDPTNVFAMDDIKFMTGYNVEPVVASEVALRNAIDRNYGTPRSLVLKDRGKPTAGGGSTAIPNPLGTFSSALGGSTGLDDVMAAGLTADDMAAVSLGEINLDEIAGVEAGAELDVVRSLEGEEIDLDSLSKSTEAAPIVKVSNLILIEALKSGASDIHVEPYEKEFRVRFRVDGVLHNIMALPLRARDALISRLKIMAKLDISEKRLPQDGRIKIRLRVEDRSRDLDLRVSTVPTLFGEKVVMRLLDKAKLQLDMTYLGFEPESLRRFKDAIERPYGIVLVTGPTGSGKTNTLYSAISALNDPEVNIMTAEDPIEFNLVGINQVQMKEQIGLTFAASLRSFLRQDPDIILVGEIRDFETAEIAVKAALTGHLVLSTLHTNDAPSTVNRLMNMGIEPFLVATSVNAICAQRLVRRICATCVEEVETPPQTLMSIGFSADEVKSLKTMRGRGCDRCKRTGYKGRIGLYEVLLFSDEIRDMILSGASSVELKRKAIEEGMLNLRMSGLQKIRDGVTTIEEVLRETVL
- a CDS encoding DUF3108 domain-containing protein, producing the protein MSRRAAALLLVLAAAGGPASGQTANPPFAGETLRYAMSWKIFSGGIMTISVSDPIVLEGRPAYKIELSAISNDFISNFFLVRDSITSWVDRATLQSLRYEKHSVEGKRVDDERIDFDLVEKIATRENGRKIPFETPVFDSLSSVYYLRTRSLVPGEPIDLQVVSGKHAYRLEVDVLGLESVKTPAGTFLARKVHPKMKEEGLLKKGGDLWIWFADDARRTPVMIKSKLNFGMLTARLESGP